Proteins encoded within one genomic window of Cucumis sativus cultivar 9930 chromosome 3, Cucumber_9930_V3, whole genome shotgun sequence:
- the LOC101204668 gene encoding digalactosyldiacylglycerol synthase 2, chloroplastic: MDRKQHIAIFTTACLPWMTGTAVNPLFRAAYLSMDGDRKVTLVVPWLSLRDQELVYPSNTTFILPSQQEKYIRQWLEERTGSKFNFTLLFYPGKFAVDKRSILPVGDISEIIPDHESDIAVLEEPEHLTWYHHGKRWKNKFTLVVGIIHTNYLEYVKREKNGAVEAFLLEYINRWVVHIYCHKVIRLSAATQDYPKSIICNVHGVNPKFLEIGKKKMEQQQNGGQVFGKGAYYIGKMIWSKGYRELVKLLSDYQKDFAELEVDLFGNGEDSDEVQKATQDLEVSVKVHPGRDHTDPIFHDYKVFLNPSTTDVVCTTTAEALAMGKFVVCANHPSNEFFKQFPNCLLYDNNDGFVKAVFKALLEEPEQLTDAQRHELSWEAATERFLKAAELDQSLARKPQKTRSKKFLSLSLQLGRKFDDATAYIHHMSLGFEGSRRVFGAVPGSLHPDEQQCKELGLASPSSKRGSKK, encoded by the exons ATGGATAGGAAGCAGCATATTGCAATTTTTACCACAGCATGTCTTCCATGGATGACTGGAACTGCAGTAAACCCTCTATTTCGTGCTGCTTATCTTTCTATGGATGGGGATAGAAAGGTCACACTGGTGGTTCCTTGGTTATCTTTAAGGGATCAAGAACTTGTATATCCTAGCAACACAACCTTCATCTTACCCTCACAACAAGAGAAATACATTCGGCAATGGCTAGAAGAAAGGACAggatcaaaattcaatttcaccCTCCTATTTTATCCTGGGAAG TTTGCTGTGGATAAAAGGAGCATTCTCCCTGTTGGTGATATTTCAGAAATTATTCCCGACCACGAATCAGATATTGCTGTCCTTGAGGAGCCTGAGCATTTAACATGGTATCATCATGGAAAGAGgtggaaaaacaaatttacattgGTCGTAGGAATTATCCATACCAACTACTTGGAATATGTTAAGCGAGAGAAGAATGGGGCTGTTGAagcttttcttcttgaatatataaatagatgGGTTGTTCATATCTATTGCCACAAG GTGATTAGGTTATCTGCTGCAACCCAGGATTATCCAAAGTCCATTATCTGCAATGTTCATGGAGTCAATCCCAAATTCCTTGAGATAGgcaagaagaagatggaacaGCAACAAAATGGGGGGCAAGTTTTTGGCAAAGGTGCCTATTATATTGGTAAAATGATATGGAGCAAGGGGTACAGGGAACTGGTTAAACTTCTTAGCGATTACCAAAAGGACTTTGCTGAGCTTGAGGTTGATTTATTTGGAAATGGAGAGGATTCTGACGAAGTTCAGAAAGCTACTCAAGACTTGGAAGTATCTGTTAAAGTTCATCCTGGTCGTGATCACACTGATCCTATCTTCCACGA ttataAAGTCTTCCTGAATCCAAGCACCACAGACGTTGTTTGCACTACCACAGCTGAGGCATTAGCAATGGGCAAATTCGTTGTATGCGCTAATCATCCCTCCAATGAGTTCTTCAAGCAATTTCCAAACTGCCTTCTCTATGACAACAACGATGGCTTTGTTAAGGCAGTTTTCAAAGCACTGCTTGAAGAGCCGGAACAGCTTACAGATGCGCAAAGACACGAGCTCTCGTGGGAAGCAGCAACAGAACGTTTCCTAAAGGCTGCTGAACTTGACCAGTCTCTTGCTAGAAAACCCCAAAAAACTCGTTCAAAGAAGTTTCTATCTCTATCATTGCAACTTGGTAGAAAATTTGATGATGCGACAGCATATATACATCACATGTCTCTTGGATTTGAGGGTTCTCGAAGAGTTTTCGGTGCCGTCCCTGGGAGCCTGCATCCAGATGAACAACAATGCAAAGAGCTCGGATTAGCTAGTCCTTCTAGCAAAAGAGGTTCGAAAAAGTGA